One Stratiformator vulcanicus genomic window, GCGGCTCGCCTGATGGGGAATCCCGAGGAGGCCGCGGATGCGGTTCAGGAGGCGTGGATGAAAATCGTCAAAGGGATTCGCAGTCTCGACGACCCGGCACGATTCCGCAGTTGGGCGTATCGGATCGTCAATCGGCGGTGCTGTGATCGCTTGCGGGCGGGTGTCCGACGTTTCGAATCGAGCACGCTGGCCATCGAACCGGAAGACACGCACGCAGGCCGCGGGCCCGGCGATCCTATCGAGGAGGCCGAGCAACTCGCGGAGTTGCGGGCTGCCCTCCAAAACCTACCGCAAGACCGACGGGAACTGCTCGCCATGTACTACATGGACGACCTGACGGTGCGGGAGATTGCCGAAGTCCTCGATGTGAAACCGGGGACCGTGAAATCTCGCTTGCACTACGCCCGCGAGGAGCTCAGGAGGTATCTCGAACCGGCGGAGCGAACGGCTCAGTCGGTCCAATCATAAAACTCACTTATTTCACGAAAGGAGAGATCATGTCATCACCATCACCCACCTCGGCGTTGGACGAAAAGATTCGCGCGGCGTTTCACGCCGAAGAGGCCGACCTGTTGGCCTCGGCCGATGAGCAACCGCTCTCGGAACAGGTGCTGGCGACCTTTCGCGGACGCAGCCGCTGGCTGGTCGGCATCGTTTGGACCGCCGTGACCGTATGGTCGGTCGTGTTGTTCACGTGCGGCTACCAGTTTTATCTGGCCACCGAACCGAAAGCGGTCGTCGGCTGGGGCGTCGGCGTTCTATTCGCCGTCGTCGCGATCTCGATGCTGAAGATCTGGTACTGGATGGAACTGAATCGCAACGCGGTGACGCGGGAGGTCAAACGAGTCGAACTCCTGCTGGCTACGCTCGTCAGCGAACGTGATTCCAATGCGGGAGAGTGAAGCGGGTTGAAGCTGTCAGCTATCGGCTTTCAGCTTTCGACTCTCAACTCTCAACTCTCGACTCGGCGGGCACAGCCCGCCTTACGAAGTTAGCCCAATCGGCCGAACTGGCGGTCGAGTTCTTCCCGGCTTAGAAGCAGGGCCGTCGGTCGTCCGTGCGGGCAGTGGTGGGAGTTTTCGACGAGGTGCCGCTGGGCGAGCAGGGAATGCATCTCGTCGTCACTAAGCCGTTGCCCCGCTTTGATCGCCGCCTTGCAGGACATCATGTGCAGCAGCGAATCGATGCTGTCGCGTCGGGTCGGATCGCCGTCGGTCTCGCCAATGCGTTCGAGCAGGTCGCGAAACAGCGTGACGTAGTCGGCTTTGGCCAACAGGGCGGGGTAGCCTGACAGGAGCACCGTGTTCCCGCCGAAGTCCTCAACGCTGTAACCGAGCTTGCCGAACAGTTCGAGATGCTCGATCGCAATGTGCGCCTCTTTGGGCGACAGCTCCAGCGACTCCGGCACCAACAGCTTCTGCGTCTCGACGGCTCCCTCAAGCACCCGCCGACGCAGTGACTCGTACATCACCCGCTCATGCAGGGCGTGCTGATCGAACACCGCCAGCCCGCTGTCGGTCTCGGACACGATGTAGGTGTCGAGAATCTGCATGACGCGGGCGTCGGGTTGGTTGGGCGGCGGTGCGTCGGTGGGTGCGGGCGTCGGTGAGTCAGCGTTCGACAAGGAATCCGTCTCGGGCGCCCCCTCGCCCTCACGCACACTTGCCCTCTCGCCATCCCCCGTCTCGCTCGCCTCTTCCACCACCGGCTTCCAAGACTCCAATGCCGAAGACGCCCACTCTTTCAGTTCAAGTTGGCGATCGTGCTGCTGCTCTTCGAGCGGCTGCGTACTTTGCTCCTCGCCCCGTTTCCCCGCCGGGGCCCGCATCGTGCCGCTGAGGTCGAGGCTGAGGAAGCGGGTGCGTAGCGTCGAGAGCAGTTGCCGGTAGAGGCTCGACGAATCTTCGAAGCGGACTTCGTTCTTGGTGGGATGGACGTTGACGTCGACCATCTCCGGCGGCATTTCCAGAAACAGATACGCGATCGGATGTCGCCCGACCATCACGAGGCCGCGGTACGCCTCGCCGAGGGCGTGCTGCAACGAGCGATCCTGAATGTAACGACCGTTCAGGAACAGATACTGCCCCTTCCGCGAGCCCTTGCTCAGCTCCGGATGCCCCACAAAGCCCCACAGCTTCACCTCACCCACTTCCGACTCGACGGGGATCAATCGCTCCGTGGTGGCCGAACCGTAGAAGAGTTCCAACCGGTCGATCAGGCTGTCGGTGGCGGGCAGATCGAACACCGTCCGCCCGTCGTGCTTGAGCACCGCGGCTAATCGCGGATGGGCGAGGGCCAGTCGGGTGAACTGCTCGGCGACATGCCCGAACTCGGTCGAGACGGTCTTCAGGAATTTCCGCCGCACCGGCGTGTTGTGAAACAGATTCGCGACTTCGACCTGCGTCCCGACCGGGCAGCCGACCGGCTGCGGGTCGCCTAAGCCGTCGCCATGACCGTGGCCGTGTCCGTCGACTTTGAGTTCCGAGCCGACTTCGTGATCGGCGGTCCGGCTGCGGAGGCGGAACCGGCTGACCGAGGCGATCGAAGCCAGTGCTTCACCGCGGAAGCCCATCGTG contains:
- a CDS encoding RNA polymerase sigma factor, whose translation is MKRTAHTILDEYLVLAAQQGDEMAMSRLVGRFDEPFRRYAARLMGNPEEAADAVQEAWMKIVKGIRSLDDPARFRSWAYRIVNRRCCDRLRAGVRRFESSTLAIEPEDTHAGRGPGDPIEEAEQLAELRAALQNLPQDRRELLAMYYMDDLTVREIAEVLDVKPGTVKSRLHYAREELRRYLEPAERTAQSVQS
- a CDS encoding DUF6768 family protein; the encoded protein is MSSPSPTSALDEKIRAAFHAEEADLLASADEQPLSEQVLATFRGRSRWLVGIVWTAVTVWSVVLFTCGYQFYLATEPKAVVGWGVGVLFAVVAISMLKIWYWMELNRNAVTREVKRVELLLATLVSERDSNAGE
- the mutL gene encoding DNA mismatch repair endonuclease MutL; this encodes MELLTAGTTPRIRRLEADVVNKIAAGEVIERPASVVKELLENSLDALATRVELEVARGGTDLIRVTDDGEGIEPDDLPLAIASHATSKLQEADDLFRVRTMGFRGEALASIASVSRFRLRSRTADHEVGSELKVDGHGHGHGDGLGDPQPVGCPVGTQVEVANLFHNTPVRRKFLKTVSTEFGHVAEQFTRLALAHPRLAAVLKHDGRTVFDLPATDSLIDRLELFYGSATTERLIPVESEVGEVKLWGFVGHPELSKGSRKGQYLFLNGRYIQDRSLQHALGEAYRGLVMVGRHPIAYLFLEMPPEMVDVNVHPTKNEVRFEDSSSLYRQLLSTLRTRFLSLDLSGTMRAPAGKRGEEQSTQPLEEQQHDRQLELKEWASSALESWKPVVEEASETGDGERASVREGEGAPETDSLSNADSPTPAPTDAPPPNQPDARVMQILDTYIVSETDSGLAVFDQHALHERVMYESLRRRVLEGAVETQKLLVPESLELSPKEAHIAIEHLELFGKLGYSVEDFGGNTVLLSGYPALLAKADYVTLFRDLLERIGETDGDPTRRDSIDSLLHMMSCKAAIKAGQRLSDDEMHSLLAQRHLVENSHHCPHGRPTALLLSREELDRQFGRLG